The following is a genomic window from Sulfuricurvum sp..
GATAATATCTCCGATGAAACTTGGATCTACATGGAACAAATCGGTACTTGGTAACGTCCCCTCATTAAGCTCGATATTCTCTTCTGCACCTATCATAATATCGATGATATGGGCACGTGCTTCGGCGGCTTGATACAAAGCACTGCGAAGAACATCCAAATGGATTCCTCCGAGTTTGATATCCATCTGCATAGCGGTAATCCCATATTTAGAACCGGCTACTTTGAAATCCAAATCACCGTCATGATCTTCAAGCCCCATGATATCACTCAAAATGGCGTATCGATCATTCTCTTGAACCATCCCCATTGCGACACCAGCGATGGGTTCAGAGACTTCGATATCCCCTGCACGTAATGCCATATATCCACCACATACGGTTGCCATCGATGACGAACCGTTAGACTCTAAAATCTCAGAAACCAACCGAATCGTTTGTCCGTTTCGGCTCGTTGCCCCCTCTAGGGCACGTTTTGCCAAATTTCCATGCCCCAGTTCACGACGTCGCGGTGCACCGATAGGGGAAGGTTCTCCAACACTGAATCCCGGAAAGTTATAGTGAACCATAAAAGCTTCGTTTTGAGTACCGCTATCGGTGAGATTTTCAAACATTTGGGCATCTTTTGGTCCACCCAACGTCAATATGACCAAAGCCTGTGTTTGTCCGCGAGTAAAGAGGGCTGATGCATGAGCACTTGGCAATACATTCGTCTCGATAGTAATCGGGCGCACTTGGTTGAGTGCACGTCCATCGGCGCGTACTTTTTCATCCAAAATCTGAGCACGTACCATTGTTCGTTTTACCGACTCGATTGCTTTTTTAAGCTCATGTTCATTCCACTCAGGCTTCTCTTGCATGATAGCTTTACGAATGGTACGCAATGCGGTAGAGCGCTCTGTTTTTGCCATATTATTGATACCGCGTTTCAAATCATCGGTATGGTGTGTACGAACATACTCTACCATCTCTCCATCAATCTCACTCACCACACATTTAAGCTCAAACGGAGATTTAGCCAGTGGTTTAAAACTATTTTCATACGCTGTATTGGCTTTTTTTAATTCTGCTTGTGCTTGAGCCAAGATTTCTATCAACTCATCTTCAGCCACCGCATTACTCTGACGTTGCATGAGTGTTTGAGCCGATAACGCGGGTTCAATAAACGGTTCAACTATATCCATTACAACCGCTTCATCACTACCACACGCTTGCATCTCAATCATCAACATATCATCGACACTACCGGCAAGATACAAATCAAGGGTGCTATTTTTGAGTTGAGAAAGGGTTGGATTAAACACTATCTCTCCATCGATTTTCCCGACACGTACCGCACTCACTGAGGTAAAAATATCCAAATCAGATAGATAGAGTGCTGCGGACGCGGCATTGAGTGCCAATACCTGCAAATCGGCTTCGCTGTCACAACTCAGCACCATAACGGTTATTTGGATAGGATTAGCGAACCCTTTTGGAAACAATGGACGTAATGAGCGATCCACAATGCGCGAAGTGAGTGCTTCAAAATCGCTCGGTTTGG
Proteins encoded in this region:
- a CDS encoding polyribonucleotide nucleotidyltransferase, whose product is MKYDITLALTNKEESYALNQVAAQANGAVWLKSGNTVILATVVVDETDFVDEDFLPLTVQYVEKSYAAGKFPGGFIKRETKPSDFEALTSRIVDRSLRPLFPKGFANPIQITVMVLSCDSEADLQVLALNAASAALYLSDLDIFTSVSAVRVGKIDGEIVFNPTLSQLKNSTLDLYLAGSVDDMLMIEMQACGSDEAVVMDIVEPFIEPALSAQTLMQRQSNAVAEDELIEILAQAQAELKKANTAYENSFKPLAKSPFELKCVVSEIDGEMVEYVRTHHTDDLKRGINNMAKTERSTALRTIRKAIMQEKPEWNEHELKKAIESVKRTMVRAQILDEKVRADGRALNQVRPITIETNVLPSAHASALFTRGQTQALVILTLGGPKDAQMFENLTDSGTQNEAFMVHYNFPGFSVGEPSPIGAPRRRELGHGNLAKRALEGATSRNGQTIRLVSEILESNGSSSMATVCGGYMALRAGDIEVSEPIAGVAMGMVQENDRYAILSDIMGLEDHDGDLDFKVAGSKYGITAMQMDIKLGGIHLDVLRSALYQAAEARAHIIDIMIGAEENIELNEGTLPSTDLFHVDPSFIGDIIGQAGKTIREIIEKFDVAIDIDKKKGSVKLTGKNREGLRGARDHIEGIVSGVESTPKVEYKVGDVVNGKVKKIVDFGAFIELPGGIDGLIHISKLSDGHINRVSDVVSEGDELMVEIVEFKGNKIGLARAK